The Erythrobacter sp. JK5 genome includes a region encoding these proteins:
- a CDS encoding LptF/LptG family permease, whose translation MLGVFALAASLLLLDKMLRLFDFVAVEGGPIDVVFKMLGALIPEYASLAIPLGLLLGILLAFRKLATSSELDVMRAVGLSYGRLLRLPYAITLVLMAVNVALVFYIQPVSRYYYEQMEYELRSGALGASIKVGEFTTLADRMALRIEESEDDGRKLIGIFARVANSKGQVLSISAREGSFLATSDDPDTIILRLSEGTIVQDTGSETPRVLSFSRHDLPIDLPAIEQFRARGDATREYILPELLRIGWSDGSDAEQRDASQASFNFRLVEIVMMLLMPLLAVSLAIPPKRSTSALGVFVSIVMVVAYHKVNQYGEDIASLGRVDPILALWGPFALFAALIVWMYYRVAFVPGGQAIGALETVFAKLTKRIGKLFKRNSPRPSIAAPGDAQMSPAE comes from the coding sequence ATGCTCGGGGTGTTTGCGCTCGCCGCTTCGCTGCTGCTGCTCGACAAGATGCTGCGATTGTTCGATTTCGTCGCGGTCGAAGGCGGTCCGATCGATGTCGTGTTCAAGATGCTCGGCGCGCTGATCCCCGAATATGCCAGCCTCGCGATCCCGCTAGGCCTGCTGCTCGGCATACTGCTCGCCTTCCGCAAGCTCGCGACCTCGAGCGAGCTCGACGTGATGCGCGCGGTCGGCCTGTCTTACGGGCGCCTGTTGCGCCTGCCCTACGCGATTACGCTGGTCCTGATGGCGGTTAACGTCGCGCTGGTGTTCTACATTCAGCCGGTCAGCCGCTATTATTACGAACAGATGGAATACGAGCTGCGTTCGGGCGCGCTCGGTGCGTCGATCAAGGTCGGCGAATTCACCACCCTCGCCGACCGGATGGCGCTGAGGATCGAGGAAAGCGAAGATGACGGGCGCAAGCTCATCGGCATTTTCGCACGCGTTGCGAACTCGAAAGGGCAGGTGCTCTCGATCAGCGCGCGCGAAGGCTCGTTCCTTGCGACCAGCGACGATCCCGACACGATCATCCTGCGGCTCAGCGAAGGCACCATCGTGCAGGACACCGGCAGCGAGACCCCGCGCGTGCTGTCGTTCAGTCGGCACGATCTGCCGATCGATCTGCCCGCGATCGAGCAATTCCGCGCCCGCGGCGATGCCACGCGCGAATACATCTTGCCCGAATTGCTCCGCATCGGCTGGAGCGACGGCAGCGATGCCGAACAGCGCGACGCGAGCCAGGCGAGCTTCAATTTCAGGCTGGTCGAGATCGTGATGATGCTGCTGATGCCGCTGCTCGCCGTATCGCTTGCCATCCCGCCCAAGCGATCGACCAGTGCGCTCGGCGTGTTCGTTTCGATCGTGATGGTGGTCGCCTATCACAAGGTCAATCAGTACGGGGAAGACATCGCCTCGCTCGGCCGGGTCGATCCGATCCTTGCATTGTGGGGCCCCTTCGCACTGTTCGCAGCGCTGATCGTGTGGATGTATTACCGTGTCGCCTTTGTGCCCGGCGGGCAGGCGATCGGGGCGCTCGAGACCGTGTTCGCCAAGCTCACCAAGCGCATCGGAAAACTGTTCAAGCGCAATTCGCCGCGGCCTTCGATCGCGGCTCCAGGCGACGCGCAGATGAGCCCGGCGGAATAG
- a CDS encoding DUF427 domain-containing protein, which yields MSLFAGHPEPDPVGPGQESVWDYPRPAIAEPTDRHLQIIHRGRTLVDSRAAWRTLETSHPPTYYIPQSDIAMDHLQPNSRRTICEWKGQARYWDVMIDGERIEAAAWSYPDPTPAFAAIKDCLAFYPEPFDRCLIDGEAITPQPGGFYGGWISRYEAGPFKGVPGSRFW from the coding sequence GTGAGCCTGTTTGCCGGCCATCCCGAACCCGATCCGGTCGGACCGGGACAGGAAAGCGTGTGGGACTACCCCCGCCCTGCCATCGCCGAGCCGACCGACCGGCACCTCCAGATCATTCACCGGGGCCGCACACTGGTGGACAGTCGTGCGGCATGGCGAACGCTCGAAACCAGCCATCCGCCGACCTATTACATTCCGCAGTCCGACATCGCGATGGATCATCTGCAGCCCAATTCGCGTCGCACGATCTGCGAATGGAAGGGGCAGGCGCGCTACTGGGACGTCATGATCGACGGCGAACGGATCGAAGCGGCTGCGTGGTCGTACCCCGATCCGACGCCCGCTTTTGCGGCGATCAAGGATTGCCTTGCATTCTACCCGGAACCGTTCGACCGGTGCCTGATCGATGGCGAGGCAATCACCCCGCAGCCGGGCGGATTCTACGGCGGCTGGATCAGCCGGTATGAAGCCGGCCCGTTCAAGGGGGTCCCGGGCAGCCGCTTCTGGTAG
- the clpS gene encoding ATP-dependent Clp protease adapter ClpS, whose amino-acid sequence MAFAPIPTAPNAPELTLVPVTGAGDDEDKDGDSQTGVATKTRTKPKKPSQYKVLMLNDDYTPMEFVVMVLKRFFGMDLEQATRVMLHVHQKGVGVCGIFPYEVAETKVNQVMDFARQNQHPLQCTLEKA is encoded by the coding sequence ATGGCCTTCGCCCCGATCCCGACCGCGCCGAACGCGCCCGAACTCACGCTCGTGCCTGTCACGGGTGCGGGCGATGACGAGGACAAGGACGGCGACAGCCAGACCGGTGTCGCGACCAAGACCCGCACCAAGCCCAAGAAGCCGAGCCAGTACAAGGTGCTGATGCTCAATGATGACTACACCCCGATGGAATTCGTGGTGATGGTGCTCAAGCGGTTCTTCGGCATGGACCTCGAACAGGCGACGCGGGTGATGCTGCATGTCCACCAGAAGGGCGTCGGCGTGTGCGGGATCTTCCCCTACGAGGTTGCCGAGACCAAGGTGAACCAGGTGATGGACTTCGCGCGGCAGAACCAGCACCCGCTGCAATGCACGCTTGAAAAGGCGTGA
- a CDS encoding phasin family protein produces the protein MADANTQSKIDAAAEKAYEEAAAKTASAAKVAEAVEAGQPKPAPKAGVVKKAVAAPAKKPAAKKAPLKKKAAAKKAPAKAAVKKTPAKKPAAKKAPAMAKKKAAPKKAAAKPANQTNPVIKLKDTIMATAKNTDITATAKEMAADVQERVKTAYAKAGEFAAEANEFNKANVEAVVASGKIFFAGAQELVKDNVETGKTVVETVTEDAKKMASIKSPTELMQLQGELARRNFDAVVSYGSKRTEAWVKLYNEAFAPISNRVSVAAEKVSKAA, from the coding sequence ATGGCTGACGCCAACACCCAATCGAAAATCGATGCCGCTGCCGAAAAGGCTTACGAGGAAGCTGCCGCGAAGACCGCGAGCGCTGCCAAGGTCGCCGAAGCGGTAGAGGCCGGCCAACCGAAGCCCGCCCCCAAGGCGGGCGTCGTCAAGAAGGCGGTCGCCGCTCCGGCAAAGAAGCCGGCTGCCAAGAAGGCTCCGCTTAAAAAGAAGGCCGCGGCGAAGAAAGCTCCGGCCAAAGCCGCCGTCAAGAAGACCCCCGCCAAGAAGCCGGCTGCTAAGAAAGCCCCGGCCATGGCGAAGAAGAAGGCCGCCCCCAAGAAGGCCGCGGCCAAGCCCGCCAACCAGACGAACCCCGTCATCAAGCTCAAGGATACCATCATGGCTACTGCCAAGAACACCGACATCACCGCCACCGCCAAGGAAATGGCTGCCGACGTGCAAGAGCGCGTGAAGACGGCCTACGCCAAGGCTGGCGAATTCGCCGCCGAAGCAAACGAGTTCAACAAGGCCAACGTCGAAGCCGTCGTTGCCAGCGGTAAGATCTTCTTCGCCGGTGCGCAGGAACTCGTGAAGGACAACGTCGAAACCGGCAAGACCGTGGTCGAAACCGTCACCGAGGACGCCAAGAAGATGGCTTCCATCAAGTCGCCGACCGAGCTCATGCAGCTCCAGGGCGAACTGGCTCGCCGCAACTTCGACGCGGTCGTGTCCTACGGCTCGAAGCGTACCGAAGCCTGGGTCAAGCTTTACAACGAAGCGTTCGCCCCGATTTCGAACCGCGTCAGCGTCGCTGCCGAGAAGGTTTCGAAGGCTGCGTAA
- a CDS encoding alpha/beta hydrolase: protein MADKDDTFASDAMQPFRALFDVQGETMREMFARSLPGSAAARPGEDGATAGLFGSMIGPGDMAEWAKAGTQLQQMWLEFAALQTTRAADKATQDANLFDPAQWLTISQGMLKQLPVDAFSAPTRLAQESLQLWQNVLGRYLDKPSGEDAPELPREDRRFADPAWREHPAFALLHQTYLMLTEYFQQSVKAMGGLDKEKRKQLEFAVSALAEAMSPDNFLLTNPVVMKRTIETRGQNLVRGMQHLIADLKRGQLTHTDTDAFTLGENLAATPGKVVHETPLYQLVQYSPSTKDVFEVPLVIFPPWINRFYILDLTPKKSFIKWAVDQGLTVFVVSWKSADESMADIVWDDYIRAQIGAIDHVRERLRVPHVHTIGYCVAGTTLAATLAILARRGEADKVKSATFFTAQVDFEKSGELRHFIDDSQLEMIGQLSPKGYLDGRYLAATFNALRGKDLIWNYVVNNYLLGEDYPAFDLLHWNGDVTNLPARWHNDYLRDLYRDNKLVVPDALSADGTPIDLTKIETPCFIQAGREDHIAPAESVWRATEHFSGPVEFLLAGSGHIAGVVNPPAANKYQYWVGDSDAFSLEAYIESATEHPGSWWPHWLGWLERQDSARVPATGKRKPGGRGDSVIEDAPGRYVKTR, encoded by the coding sequence ATGGCCGATAAAGACGACACTTTCGCATCTGACGCGATGCAGCCGTTTCGCGCCTTGTTCGACGTCCAAGGGGAGACGATGCGCGAGATGTTTGCCCGGTCCTTGCCAGGTTCCGCCGCCGCGCGACCCGGCGAAGACGGGGCTACTGCGGGCCTCTTTGGATCGATGATCGGCCCCGGTGACATGGCGGAATGGGCCAAGGCTGGCACCCAGCTGCAGCAGATGTGGCTCGAATTCGCTGCGCTCCAGACAACCAGGGCTGCGGACAAGGCGACACAGGACGCCAACCTGTTCGATCCGGCGCAATGGTTGACGATTTCGCAGGGCATGCTCAAGCAATTGCCGGTCGATGCGTTTTCCGCTCCGACGCGGTTGGCACAGGAATCGCTGCAATTGTGGCAGAATGTGCTCGGGCGATACCTCGATAAGCCCTCCGGAGAGGACGCGCCGGAACTGCCGCGCGAGGACCGTCGTTTCGCCGACCCGGCCTGGCGCGAGCACCCGGCATTTGCGCTGTTGCACCAGACCTATCTGATGCTGACCGAATACTTTCAGCAATCGGTCAAGGCGATGGGCGGGCTCGACAAGGAGAAGCGCAAGCAGCTCGAATTCGCGGTCAGCGCGCTCGCCGAAGCGATGAGTCCCGACAATTTCCTGCTCACCAACCCGGTGGTGATGAAGCGCACGATCGAAACCCGTGGGCAGAACCTGGTGCGTGGCATGCAGCACCTGATCGCGGATCTGAAACGCGGGCAGCTCACCCACACCGACACCGACGCTTTCACTCTCGGCGAAAACCTGGCCGCGACGCCGGGCAAGGTGGTGCACGAGACCCCGCTCTACCAGCTGGTGCAATACTCGCCTTCGACCAAGGACGTGTTCGAGGTGCCGCTGGTGATCTTTCCGCCGTGGATCAACCGCTTCTACATCCTCGATCTGACCCCGAAGAAAAGCTTCATCAAGTGGGCGGTGGACCAGGGCCTCACGGTATTCGTGGTCAGTTGGAAATCCGCCGACGAGAGCATGGCGGACATAGTATGGGACGATTACATTCGCGCCCAGATCGGGGCGATCGACCATGTGCGCGAACGGCTCAGGGTGCCTCATGTCCATACCATCGGGTATTGCGTCGCCGGGACGACGCTGGCGGCGACGCTGGCGATACTCGCCCGGCGCGGCGAGGCGGACAAGGTCAAGTCGGCGACCTTCTTCACCGCGCAGGTCGATTTCGAGAAGAGCGGCGAGCTCAGGCATTTCATCGACGACAGCCAGCTGGAGATGATCGGCCAGCTATCGCCCAAGGGCTATCTCGACGGGCGTTATCTCGCCGCTACCTTCAACGCGCTGCGCGGGAAGGACCTGATCTGGAACTACGTCGTCAACAATTACCTGCTGGGCGAAGACTACCCCGCCTTCGACCTGCTGCACTGGAACGGCGACGTCACCAACCTGCCCGCCAGATGGCACAACGATTACCTGCGCGATCTCTATCGCGACAACAAGCTGGTGGTGCCCGATGCGCTGTCTGCCGACGGGACGCCTATCGACCTGACGAAAATCGAAACGCCATGCTTCATCCAGGCGGGGCGCGAGGATCATATCGCCCCGGCCGAAAGCGTCTGGCGCGCGACCGAACATTTCTCCGGGCCGGTCGAATTCCTGCTCGCGGGGTCGGGACATATCGCCGGCGTGGTGAACCCGCCCGCCGCGAACAAGTACCAGTACTGGGTCGGCGACAGCGATGCTTTCTCGCTGGAGGCCTATATCGAAAGCGCCACGGAACATCCCGGCAGCTGGTGGCCGCACTGGCTCGGCTGGCTCGAGCGGCAGGATTCCGCGCGCGTCCCTGCAACCGGCAAGCGCAAGCCGGGTGGAAGAGGCGATTCCGTGATCGAAGACGCGCCGGGTCGGTACGTGAAAACGCGATGA
- a CDS encoding JAB domain-containing protein has product MIEYLRSMVLMAPGGGERFHAVFVDSRKAYLGDESMGRGERDALSLRLRDLFGKALRYGASGIIIAHNHPSGDCRPSQYDIDATQRVAAIAQALDIELLDHLIFSDSAVYSMRAGGDL; this is encoded by the coding sequence ATGATCGAATACCTGCGGTCGATGGTGCTTATGGCCCCGGGCGGCGGCGAGCGCTTTCACGCGGTTTTCGTCGATTCCCGCAAGGCCTATCTCGGCGACGAATCCATGGGCCGGGGCGAACGCGACGCCTTGTCCCTGCGCTTGCGCGATCTGTTCGGCAAGGCGCTGCGCTACGGTGCCAGCGGCATAATCATCGCGCACAATCATCCGTCGGGCGATTGCCGTCCGAGCCAGTACGACATCGACGCCACGCAACGTGTGGCTGCCATTGCGCAGGCTCTGGACATCGAGCTGCTCGACCATCTCATTTTCAGTGATTCCGCGGTCTATTCGATGCGCGCAGGGGGCGATCTGTGA
- a CDS encoding winged helix-turn-helix domain-containing protein: MKATAATASFPDGNTLIPRFREAGDVTLDLFHRDGRVEDRWLGLHPREFELVWRLAEQPGERLTRKQLLADVWRITFEPETNSLAVHVARVRAKLAPFGLSAMLATHPEGGYLLDTPPGPSAYAFASCTER, from the coding sequence GTGAAGGCAACCGCGGCTACGGCATCATTTCCCGACGGCAACACGCTGATCCCCCGCTTCCGCGAGGCTGGCGACGTCACGCTCGACCTGTTCCATCGCGATGGCCGCGTCGAGGATCGCTGGCTGGGCCTTCACCCGCGCGAATTCGAACTGGTGTGGCGGCTGGCCGAACAACCCGGCGAACGTCTCACCCGCAAGCAATTGCTGGCCGACGTCTGGCGCATCACCTTCGAGCCGGAGACCAACAGCCTGGCCGTGCATGTCGCCAGGGTTCGCGCCAAGCTCGCGCCGTTCGGTCTCTCGGCCATGCTCGCGACGCACCCGGAGGGCGGCTACCTGCTCGATACTCCGCCGGGCCCGAGCGCCTATGCCTTCGCCAGCTGCACGGAGCGCTGA
- a CDS encoding crotonase/enoyl-CoA hydratase family protein — translation MPMPANDRVSIDLGNNGVAQVRLTRGDKMNALDPEMFARIIEAGSVLQRMKGLRAVVLSGEGRAFCAGLDTSSFARTPSPDEPELTERTYGNSNKFQQVAMQWRKLPVPVIAAVHGVCFGGGLQIASGADIRVVHPDTRMAIMELKWGLVPDMGGYALWRGLVRDDVLRELIYTNREFSGAEAQALGLATHVDEDPLARATLIAGEIANRNPHAIRAAKRLQAGMLERKTDAILLEESIEQHAIMRSRNQVEAVMAGMEQRAPKFEDI, via the coding sequence ATGCCGATGCCAGCCAATGACAGGGTTTCGATCGATCTCGGCAACAATGGCGTTGCCCAGGTTCGGTTGACCCGCGGCGACAAGATGAATGCGCTCGACCCTGAAATGTTCGCGCGGATCATCGAAGCGGGCAGCGTGCTCCAACGCATGAAGGGCCTGCGAGCCGTGGTGCTTTCGGGCGAAGGGCGCGCTTTTTGCGCCGGGCTCGACACGTCGAGTTTCGCGCGTACGCCGAGCCCCGATGAGCCCGAGTTGACCGAGCGCACCTACGGCAATTCGAACAAGTTCCAGCAGGTCGCGATGCAATGGCGCAAGCTGCCGGTCCCGGTGATCGCGGCAGTGCACGGGGTGTGCTTCGGCGGCGGTTTGCAGATCGCAAGCGGGGCCGACATTCGCGTGGTTCACCCGGACACGCGGATGGCGATCATGGAACTCAAATGGGGTCTGGTGCCCGACATGGGCGGGTACGCATTGTGGCGCGGGCTTGTGCGCGACGACGTGCTGCGCGAACTGATCTATACCAACCGCGAATTCAGCGGAGCCGAGGCGCAGGCGCTCGGCCTGGCGACCCATGTCGACGAGGATCCGCTGGCCCGCGCGACGCTGATCGCGGGCGAGATCGCCAATCGCAATCCGCATGCGATCCGCGCGGCGAAACGGCTTCAGGCCGGGATGCTTGAGCGCAAGACAGACGCGATCCTGCTCGAAGAAAGTATCGAGCAGCACGCCATCATGCGCAGCAGGAACCAGGTCGAAGCGGTGATGGCGGGCATGGAGCAGCGCGCGCCGAAGTTCGAGGATATTTAG